A region of Vigna radiata var. radiata cultivar VC1973A chromosome 6, Vradiata_ver6, whole genome shotgun sequence DNA encodes the following proteins:
- the LOC106764455 gene encoding protein MID1-COMPLEMENTING ACTIVITY 1, with translation MEDLAQVLGLSATRVASAVISAAHNASAHRRNCERLVEQVRMIGNLLATLESTEVARLPATKEPLDGLQEALREALELVESCKDKSYLYMLAMGWSVVNQFRHVQTQIDRHLQLVPLISAVHDFRMQHLGQEDQTEYTLDEEEMETQNVILKTN, from the exons ATGGAGGACCTAGCGCAGGTTCTAGGGTTGAGCGCAACGAGGGTGGCGAGCGCGGTGATCTCGGCGGCGCATAACGCCAGTGCCCACCGCCGGAACTGCGAGCGCTTGGTGGAGCAGGTGAGGATGATAGGGAACCTGCTGGCGACGCTGGAGTCCACTGAGGTAGCACGGCTGCCGGCGACAAAGGAACCGTTGGACGGTCTCCAAGAGGCTCTGCGGGAAGCGTTGGAATTGGTGGAAAGTTGCAAAGACAAGAGTTACCTTTACATGCTTGCCATGGGTTGGAGCGTAGTGAACCAGTTCCGCCACGTTCAGACGCAGATCGATCGTCACCTTCAACTCGTGCCCCTCATCTCCGCTGTTCACGATTTTCGTATGCAG CATCTCGGCCAAGAGGATCAAACGGAATACACTCTGGATGAAGAAGAAATGGAGACCCAAAATGTGATACTAAAGACTAATTGA
- the LOC106764829 gene encoding uncharacterized protein LOC106764829 yields the protein MNTASERFVTFLCFFLLLFMTTLSNSQPDRFMRPLRGSSLEYFEVGYPPPSHEPTPSCSHRVLHHSFANTIDSPPYTTSYSPPPRCPAPWSRVVLHFHARCKGEQYDRIAAIWIAGAEILRTSTAEPTADGIFWNVRKDVTRYSSLLAKSNLDLTMMLENIVNNEFTGVYHVTVTLLYYNEYTLKAPVRVPFVPCPEELTFNPISLPKSRSLIQDPGSRGVNESPADLIIPISDDGRRGFWFKVEEEKSSCSRKIRIPRNTYRAVLELYVSFHGNDEFWYSNPPTSYITANGLATKRGNGAYREVYATIDGQVVGSEVPFPVIFTGGINPLFWEPMVAIGAFNLPSYDIDLTPFLGKVLDGKEHVFGIGVVKGISYWLINANLHLWLDHESMVVHANPVVHHSPETSIERQEGFRGLDGSFDVDAEQEMHITGWVMTSVGNITTTVSQGFSFKNFIKFQHNGSIKTVKQKFKAKKKVKVIDGKGESITRLKVRRRYPLRVVTTTNEFPDGTYQLVTELSHTLNEKHVSGCFSKSITNAQNSKGWIEVKGHSVVSGQASTTQNYSYVDGFMCYSRNVAAANGRIVLDNSTFVCEE from the coding sequence ATGAATACTGCGAGCGAGAGGTTTGTTACGTTCCTCTGTTTCTTTCTGCTTCTCTTCATGACAACGTTGTCAAACTCCCAACCAGACCGTTTTATGAGACCCCTTCGTGGGAGTTCCCTAGAATACTTCGAGGTGGGTTACCCTCCGCCGTCACACGAACCCACTCCGTCCTGCAGCCACCGTGTCCTCCACCACTCCTTCGCCAACACCATCGACTCTCCTCCATACACCACCTCCTACAGCCCTCCCCCGCGGTGCCCCGCCCCGTGGTCCCGCGTCGTGCTCCATTTCCACGCCCGCTGCAAGGGCGAGCAGTACGACCGCATCGCCGCCATCTGGATCGCCGGCGCCGAGATCCTCCGCACCAGCACCGCCGAGCCCACCGCCGACGGCATCTTCTGGAACGTCCGCAAGGACGTCACGAGATACTCTTCCCTCCTTGCCAAATCCAACCTCGACCTCACCATGATGCTCGAAAACATTGTCAACAACGAGTTCACAGGCGTCTACCACGTCACCGTCACTCTCCTCTACTACAACGAGTACACCCTTAAGGCCCCCGTCAGAGTTCCGTTTGTCCCCTGCCCCGAGGAGCTCACTTTCAATCCAATTTCTCTGCCCAAATCTCGATCTCTTATCCAGGATCCTGGCTCCAGAGGCGTGAATGAGTCACCGGCGGATTTGATTATTCCGATATCTGATGATGGACGGCGAGGGTTTTGGTTCAAGGTGGAGGAGGAGAAAAGTTCCTGCTCCCGGAAAATTCGAATTCCGAGAAACACCTATCGCGCGGTGCTTGAACTGTACGTTTCTTTTCACGGAAACGACGAGTTTTGGTACTCGAATCCGCCGACTTCGTACATCACGGCAAACGGTTTGGCGACGAAGCGTGGGAACGGCGCGTACAGGGAAGTTTACGCGACGATCGACGGCCAGGTTGTCGGGTCGGAGGTTCCATTTCCGGTGATATTCACCGGCGGGATCAACCCTTTGTTCTGGGAGCCCATGGTGGCGATCGGGGCTTTTAACCTGCCCTCATACGACATCGATTTGACGCCGTTTTTGGGGAAAGTTCTGGATGGGAAGGAGCACGTTTTCGGAATAGGGGTGGTGAAGGGTATATCTTACTGGCTGATAAACGCAAACTTACATCTTTGGTTGGACCATGAATCAATGGTGGTTCATGCTAATCCCGTTGTTCATCACAGTCCTGAAACTTCCATCGAACGGCAAGAGGGATTTCGAGGGCTTGATGGGTCGTTCGATGTGGACGCGGAGCAGGAAATGCACATCACAGGGTGGGTCATGACTAGTGTTGGCAACATCACCACCACGGTTTCTCAGGGATTCTCGTTCAAGAACTTCATAAAGTTCCAACACAATGGGAGTATCAAGACCGTTAAGCAGAAGTTCAAGgcaaagaaaaaagtgaaagtGATCGATGGAAAAGGTGAATCTATCACCAGGTTGAAGGTTAGACGAAGGTACCCTTTAAGGGTTGTCACCACCACGAACGAGTTTCCCGATGGTACATACCAGCTTGTCACGGAGCTTTCTCATACTCTCAATGAGAAGCATGTAAGTGGGTGCTTCTCGAAATCCATCACCAATGCCCAGAATTCCAAGGGCTGGATCGAGGTGAAGGGTCACTCTGTTGTGTCGGGTCAGGCAAGCACCACGCAGAATTATAGTTACGTTGATGGGTTCATGTGCTACTCCCGGAATGTTGCAGCGGCTAATGGAAGGATTGTCTTGGACAATTCAACTTTTGTTTGTGAAGAGTGA